The genomic stretch ATAAGAATTAAATGCCAGATCTTGCGTAGCTGTAAGGAATCAATCGATGATTAAAAAATAGTTAAGCATCAATATTTATTGGAATTCCCTTATAAATCTTTACAGGTTTTTTATCCCCACACAAATATAAATATTTTTAAAGACAAATGTATATCTTTAAATATTTCTTCACAATGCTATTGTAACTGCTGAGCCTATTAATATTTATTCTCAAATCATATTAAAAGCTGTACCTTACTACAAGGTTGCCTCTCATAAACAACATTGCCACGAATATATATTTGTCGTTTTTGTGAAATTTGCAAATATAGCTATGCTCGTATGGTCGTTTTAGTTAAGATACAAAGCCCCAAAGAGATTTACTTTGCAAATCTCTTTGGGGCTGTAATTTTGTTTAAAGTCAGTGCAAATGGCTATATCAAACTCACTTTAATAAAAGTCAAAAGAGGGGTAGTACTTTGTACTACCCCTCTTTTGGTTCAAAATCTCTTATTGCAAAATTTGCCCACGTCCTAGCCATAACTCTAGCAACAGGATCAAGAATCCGAGCATTGCTAAGCGTCCATTCCATACTTCTGCGGAAGGAGTCATGCCCCATTCCCAACGTTCTTGAGGATAGAGTTTGGTGTTTTTCTGCGGTTGAATTGTTGCTGAGAATGGGATTGGGCGATCACCTAAAGCTTTAAGTACCACATCAGCTAAGGCTTGGATAAATGTGGGGTCAGTATCTGGGGCAGGGACTCGCGCAAAGGTCTCAATTCCCGCATGTTCAGCAATTTCTCGATATTCCATATCGATTTCTTCGAGGGTTTCGATATGCTCCGAGACAAAACTGATAGGTACTACTACTAACTCCTTAACCCCTTGTGCTGCTAATTCTTCGATCGCGACATCGGTGTAGGGTTGCAACCATTCAACGGGTCCAACACGACTTTGATAAGCCAACTTATAAGGATTTGGTCGATTTAGCTTTTGCATAATTAAAGCTGCACAAGCCTCGATTTCCTTTTGGTAAGGATCACCTGCTTCTTCGATGTAACTAACTGGCACACCGTGGGCGCTAAAAAAGACATGGGCTTTGCTAGGGTCTTTGACCTGATCAAGTTTAGTGGCGATCAGGTTTGCCATTGATTGTAAATACCATGAGTTGTCATACCAAGAAGGCACAACTGTATATTTGATCTTCTGTAATTCAGGATCGGTTTTCCAAATGCGATCTAGTAAGCGGAAGCTGGAACCTGTAGTGCTGATCGAAAACTGTGGATACAAAGGTAGAACTACTAATTCTTCAATTTTGTCCTTTTTGATCTGAGCGATCGCCTCTTCAGTGAAGGGATGCCAATAGCGCATTCCCACATAAACTTGAGCTTCATGTCCATTTTGGACGAGCTGTGTACGCAATGCCTGAGCTTGAGCCTCGGTAATGCGACGGAGAGGAGAGCCACCACCAATTTTTTTGTAGTTTTGCTGAGACTGTTTAGCACGGAGACTGGAAATGAGCCATGCGAGGGGTGCTTGCAACAATGGCGATGGCAAGCGAATAATTTCTGGGTCAGAAAATAAGTTATACAAAAATGGGCGGACATCCTCTAACTTGTCTGGTCCACCGAGGTTCAGCAGTAAAACTCCTAATCGCCCCATATCAATCGCTATATCCTTTTATACAATTTATATACTATGAGTTTGTTCTATGTAGCACTGATAAAAAGCTCTAAGAATCTTTGATCAATACTCTAAAATTTTGCCAGTAGTGCTGAACAGCATACTGAATCTTGTCAGTACTTAAACAATACATTTATTTGGCAGACGGCAAAACTAAATTATTGCCATTTATTTTCATTATGCCAATAAGTCTATCTCGTTAGCCTATGGAACTGTTAGCAATCCTAACGCATCGGTAAGATTTTGCTGGTTATAGGAAACACATGACTAAGTTATGC from Pseudanabaena sp. Chao 1811 encodes the following:
- the hemH gene encoding ferrochelatase; translated protein: MGRLGVLLLNLGGPDKLEDVRPFLYNLFSDPEIIRLPSPLLQAPLAWLISSLRAKQSQQNYKKIGGGSPLRRITEAQAQALRTQLVQNGHEAQVYVGMRYWHPFTEEAIAQIKKDKIEELVVLPLYPQFSISTTGSSFRLLDRIWKTDPELQKIKYTVVPSWYDNSWYLQSMANLIATKLDQVKDPSKAHVFFSAHGVPVSYIEEAGDPYQKEIEACAALIMQKLNRPNPYKLAYQSRVGPVEWLQPYTDVAIEELAAQGVKELVVVPISFVSEHIETLEEIDMEYREIAEHAGIETFARVPAPDTDPTFIQALADVVLKALGDRPIPFSATIQPQKNTKLYPQERWEWGMTPSAEVWNGRLAMLGFLILLLELWLGRGQILQ